The Akkermansia sp. N21116 genome includes a region encoding these proteins:
- a CDS encoding arylsulfatase: MKIRSYLYNSCWMLRPKLWFAAAMVSISLIPGKAEPLPGQLPPSANQEIGQPLPKAPKAIIYFYTDDLGYGDTGCYGATKIPTPNIDKLADQGLRFTNAHSTTSVCTPSRYAVMTGEYPWRKKGVHILPGDAAMVVPTADQRMTLPSMLKQAGYKTCAIGKWHLGLGKGNIDWNKPITPGLKEVGFDESFIMAATADRVPCVYLRDGKVVNLDPNDPIEVSYKKNFPGEPTGKDHPELLRFHPSMGHNGTIVDGISRIGFMKGGKAALWKDGDLADTLTDEAVKFIRANSEKPFFMYFATNDIHVPRDPHKRFLGKSQCGIRGDATVQMDDCLRRIMEVLEQQGIKDDTLIIFSSDNGPVVDDGYADGAERDLNNHRPAGNLRGGKCSVFEGGTRIPFIVWWPGKVDPGTSDALVCQMDLGASLASLTKQNIPAGAFPDSQNLLPALLGHSKKGRQELVEHGFGDKNLAFLKGDWKYIPPESLSSEERKNAPDGLLFNLKDDLGESRNIISRHPDVAKMMDRELQQQQHAK, translated from the coding sequence ATGAAAATACGATCCTATCTCTATAATTCCTGTTGGATGCTTCGTCCAAAATTATGGTTTGCCGCAGCCATGGTGTCCATTTCACTCATACCGGGAAAGGCAGAACCATTACCCGGTCAATTGCCTCCTTCCGCCAATCAGGAAATAGGACAGCCATTGCCGAAAGCCCCCAAAGCAATCATTTACTTCTACACGGATGATCTGGGATATGGAGATACGGGATGTTATGGGGCGACGAAGATACCGACTCCGAATATTGACAAGCTGGCCGATCAGGGATTGCGGTTTACCAACGCACACAGTACGACATCGGTCTGCACCCCGTCCCGTTATGCCGTCATGACCGGAGAATATCCGTGGAGAAAGAAAGGAGTCCATATCCTGCCGGGGGACGCAGCCATGGTTGTTCCCACAGCCGATCAAAGAATGACTCTTCCTTCCATGCTCAAACAGGCCGGATACAAAACATGCGCCATCGGCAAATGGCATCTGGGTTTGGGCAAGGGTAACATCGACTGGAACAAACCCATAACACCCGGCCTCAAAGAAGTCGGATTTGACGAAAGTTTTATTATGGCTGCCACCGCCGACCGGGTGCCCTGCGTCTATCTCAGGGACGGCAAAGTCGTCAATCTCGATCCCAACGATCCGATTGAAGTCAGCTATAAGAAGAATTTCCCGGGAGAACCTACCGGCAAGGATCATCCGGAACTCTTGCGTTTCCATCCCAGCATGGGGCATAACGGAACCATCGTTGATGGCATCAGCCGAATCGGATTTATGAAAGGCGGGAAAGCCGCATTATGGAAAGACGGCGATCTGGCCGATACATTGACCGACGAGGCGGTCAAATTCATTCGGGCCAACAGTGAAAAACCTTTCTTCATGTACTTTGCCACCAATGATATTCATGTTCCCCGGGATCCCCATAAGAGGTTTCTGGGTAAAAGCCAATGCGGTATCAGAGGAGATGCAACCGTTCAGATGGACGATTGCCTGAGACGGATCATGGAAGTACTGGAACAACAGGGAATCAAAGACGATACGCTCATTATTTTTTCGAGTGACAATGGCCCTGTAGTCGACGACGGATATGCCGATGGAGCCGAACGGGATTTAAACAACCACCGGCCTGCCGGAAACCTACGGGGAGGCAAATGCTCAGTCTTCGAAGGAGGTACCCGGATCCCTTTCATCGTTTGGTGGCCCGGCAAAGTAGATCCAGGAACAAGTGATGCCCTGGTCTGCCAAATGGATTTGGGAGCATCTCTTGCCTCTCTGACTAAACAAAACATACCTGCCGGAGCTTTTCCCGACAGTCAGAATCTTCTGCCAGCCTTGCTAGGACACAGCAAGAAAGGACGTCAGGAACTTGTCGAACACGGGTTCGGAGATAAAAATCTGGCTTTCCTCAAAGGAGATTGGAAGTACATCCCCCCGGAAAGCCTCTCATCGGAAGAAAGAAAAAATGCTCCCGATGGACTTTTATTCAACCTCAAGGATGACTTGGGGGAAAGTCGCAATATTATTTCCCGGCATCCCGATGTTGCCAAAATGATGGACCGGGAATTACAACAACAACAACACGCTAAATAG
- a CDS encoding Sip1-related alpha-galactosidase, whose translation MIGCILFSASSGAESLRLDLGRYAGRTEKEGWHQLALENQNKSAQEKIPLFLDSPVTGAPRKNVVFITSSLSVDSVAAPLSLTVTGKGGIYGTPGLDQKKYEPLKEDVPEMALGGTAVGKWPASAAMDGVFLKDGSQTWTFSNLKPGTYRLEIFAGRSVEKAAHMTIAVNGTPGLSVGGNCAVGTQENERGLYFNKVVTVSSDSRTLAFTVKAEGGFGSLNGIVLTPETGMEKGTSPSLDIRGTEKAPALLEVSSAGKIHPAQEGEEYSLRINLPPYESVTWFAAETGRWPSGCNRVLPWCAASLEEALNLRNPAAGGSPDSHGMLALFRLKNGNYLVMLPLCGNGSVSWLEVEGNALQVKSGTLGSESITNEKEPMLCFGVSGNLYEAMRATWKKAVSHPQLKGHSNWRWTKDSHYPEPFRYLGWCSWEQYRHGINSNLLLRTAQSINESPLPVRWMLVDAGFQNTSNQFQLRSFLPDKKKFPQGWEPLLKQRNSSRPDKIRWMGLWHCFYGDTGGIDVNNDLGLNSRFIRKNNTYFPGKSMKDTRDFYRDFMNSVRNRKGEGFDFIKVDYQTEYLKKVAGTGNPSRQSVWCSRSLNRAVDASGLLGMINCMAQGTLHIFNTGTSPVTRCSIDYSLNNLNASRSHLFQSYTNTLLLGQTVWPDHDMFHSSDPVCGDVMALSKALSGAPVYLSDKPEDFQPDRIWPLINKKGKILRPLAPATALPESCFIHPLESDSLYGVIAPLNNKCAAVVYYNLNTEPSTRSGKLLPSVYKWAPSMIQGKKATSSWDIPEEGLVAYDWRNRKGVKLPDKGISLSLPNLRGGVMQDIFYLLAPIEKGWAVLGNPDKYLSPSCIEEGIVRTDEKIIFTLKDSACVLIYREGGSPVVKGASVRKLPGSSDFYLVEFPEELPVRRVTILNERQ comes from the coding sequence GTGATTGGCTGCATATTGTTTTCCGCCTCTTCCGGAGCGGAATCCCTTCGGCTTGACTTGGGCCGTTATGCAGGCCGCACGGAGAAAGAAGGATGGCATCAGCTTGCCTTGGAGAATCAAAACAAATCCGCACAGGAAAAGATTCCTTTGTTTTTAGACAGTCCCGTCACAGGAGCTCCCCGGAAGAATGTCGTGTTTATTACTTCTTCTCTGAGTGTTGATTCTGTTGCTGCCCCCCTTTCCCTGACCGTAACAGGAAAAGGAGGTATTTATGGCACACCCGGACTGGATCAAAAAAAGTATGAACCACTGAAGGAAGACGTTCCTGAGATGGCCTTGGGGGGAACCGCTGTAGGAAAATGGCCGGCCTCCGCTGCGATGGATGGGGTTTTCCTGAAAGACGGCTCCCAGACCTGGACCTTTTCCAACCTGAAACCGGGAACCTACAGACTGGAAATTTTTGCAGGGCGCTCCGTTGAAAAAGCCGCCCACATGACCATTGCCGTGAATGGAACTCCGGGACTCTCCGTGGGCGGAAATTGTGCCGTAGGAACGCAAGAAAATGAACGTGGCCTTTATTTCAACAAAGTAGTTACGGTATCCTCTGATTCCCGCACCTTGGCTTTCACGGTAAAAGCAGAAGGTGGTTTCGGCTCCTTAAACGGCATAGTACTGACCCCGGAGACGGGGATGGAGAAAGGTACAAGCCCTTCACTAGACATCCGGGGAACGGAAAAGGCGCCAGCCCTTCTGGAAGTTTCCTCCGCCGGAAAAATCCATCCTGCCCAGGAAGGCGAGGAATATTCCTTGCGAATCAATCTTCCTCCATATGAAAGCGTCACATGGTTTGCAGCAGAGACCGGTCGTTGGCCGTCAGGATGCAACAGGGTATTGCCCTGGTGTGCGGCTTCATTGGAAGAGGCATTGAATTTGCGGAATCCGGCAGCTGGCGGCAGTCCGGATTCCCACGGCATGCTGGCCCTGTTCCGTTTGAAAAACGGCAACTATCTTGTCATGTTGCCATTGTGTGGCAACGGGTCAGTCTCCTGGCTTGAGGTGGAAGGAAACGCTCTACAGGTTAAAAGCGGAACTCTGGGCTCCGAATCCATCACGAATGAAAAGGAGCCCATGCTTTGCTTCGGTGTTTCCGGTAACCTGTACGAAGCTATGCGTGCGACATGGAAAAAAGCCGTCTCACATCCGCAGTTGAAAGGACATTCTAATTGGAGATGGACCAAGGACTCCCATTATCCCGAGCCTTTCCGTTACCTGGGATGGTGCAGCTGGGAACAATACCGCCATGGCATCAATTCGAATCTACTGCTACGCACTGCCCAGTCCATCAATGAATCCCCTCTGCCCGTACGTTGGATGCTGGTGGACGCGGGATTTCAGAATACCAGCAATCAGTTTCAACTACGGTCATTCCTTCCGGACAAGAAAAAATTTCCTCAGGGATGGGAGCCTCTCCTGAAACAGCGTAATTCTTCCCGTCCCGATAAAATTCGGTGGATGGGACTCTGGCACTGTTTTTATGGGGACACGGGCGGCATTGACGTAAACAACGATCTGGGACTGAACTCCAGATTCATCAGGAAAAACAATACGTATTTTCCAGGAAAAAGCATGAAAGACACGCGGGATTTCTACCGGGATTTCATGAATTCCGTCCGCAACCGGAAGGGAGAAGGCTTTGATTTCATCAAAGTGGACTACCAAACGGAATATCTCAAGAAAGTGGCGGGTACCGGAAATCCCTCCAGGCAGTCCGTCTGGTGTTCCCGGTCACTCAATCGGGCGGTTGATGCTTCCGGTCTGCTGGGCATGATCAATTGCATGGCACAGGGAACACTCCACATATTCAACACCGGAACCAGCCCGGTCACCCGATGCAGCATAGACTACTCCCTGAATAACCTGAATGCCTCGCGCAGTCATCTTTTTCAGTCTTATACCAATACGCTCCTGCTAGGACAAACGGTATGGCCGGACCACGACATGTTCCATTCCTCCGATCCCGTCTGCGGGGATGTAATGGCCCTATCCAAAGCTCTTTCCGGGGCTCCCGTCTATTTGTCTGACAAACCCGAGGACTTCCAACCGGACAGGATTTGGCCCCTGATCAACAAGAAGGGAAAAATCCTGCGCCCTCTGGCACCGGCCACGGCTCTCCCGGAATCCTGCTTCATCCATCCGCTGGAAAGCGACAGCCTGTATGGAGTCATTGCTCCGCTCAACAATAAATGTGCGGCCGTAGTATATTATAATCTGAACACGGAACCTTCCACTCGTTCCGGAAAGTTGTTGCCTTCCGTGTATAAATGGGCTCCTTCTATGATACAGGGTAAAAAAGCAACTTCTTCATGGGACATTCCTGAGGAAGGTCTTGTCGCCTATGATTGGAGAAACCGGAAGGGAGTCAAACTGCCGGACAAAGGGATCTCCCTGAGCTTGCCGAACCTCCGGGGCGGCGTCATGCAGGACATTTTTTACCTTCTTGCCCCCATTGAAAAAGGATGGGCAGTTCTGGGAAATCCGGACAAGTATCTTTCTCCCTCCTGCATTGAAGAGGGAATCGTCCGAACAGACGAGAAAATAATCTTTACGTTGAAGGATTCGGCCTGTGTCCTGATATACCGGGAAGGCGGTAGCCCCGTTGTGAAAGGAGCCTCTGTCCGTAAACTGCCTGGGAGTTCGGATTTTTATCTGGTTGAATTTCCCGAGGAACTGCCTGTCCGCCGGGTAACCATCCTGAACGAAAGGCAATGA
- a CDS encoding IS110 family transposase, with protein MKPNKTKINREVGENIPQKNYAGVDISKDYLDICLQHKTYRFTNNKTGHKNMFRLFEKQEQPVHVVYESTGYLSRRLIPVFMDANISQTCLNPVRVRNYARSEGLQAKTDRLDAQVLCQLGKDKQLEQDYPLTREILQLKEYESVLTFYVKRRAQLKNEQKATNQPFLKQQLDQALKQEEKRIEALQVQMEKLINTHQELKEKYETYLNVKGIGKRNAMALISLMPELGSINRKQASALLGVVPYSWESGTMKGTRKIHGGRKELRHLLYLATVSALRCNEILQAKYKHFLSVGKTRKCALIACCHSLIIYLNSLTKKIIPPDAASHAAGGIGGE; from the coding sequence ATGAAGCCCAACAAAACAAAAATCAATCGTGAAGTAGGAGAAAACATACCTCAAAAGAACTATGCCGGAGTAGATATATCCAAAGACTATTTGGATATCTGCCTTCAGCATAAAACCTACCGATTCACCAACAACAAGACAGGACATAAGAACATGTTCCGTCTTTTTGAAAAACAGGAACAACCAGTTCATGTCGTGTATGAGTCCACCGGCTATTTAAGCCGTCGGCTTATCCCCGTTTTCATGGACGCCAATATCTCCCAAACATGCCTTAATCCGGTACGAGTAAGAAACTATGCCAGAAGTGAAGGACTACAGGCCAAGACCGACCGTTTGGACGCTCAGGTGCTCTGCCAATTGGGAAAAGACAAACAACTTGAGCAAGACTATCCACTTACCCGAGAAATTCTTCAGCTCAAAGAATACGAAAGTGTCCTTACTTTTTATGTCAAAAGACGGGCACAGTTGAAAAACGAGCAAAAAGCAACCAATCAGCCGTTTCTGAAACAGCAATTGGATCAAGCCCTGAAGCAGGAAGAAAAACGCATAGAGGCGTTGCAGGTTCAAATGGAAAAACTCATCAATACTCATCAAGAGCTAAAAGAAAAGTATGAAACCTATTTGAATGTTAAAGGAATAGGGAAACGCAATGCCATGGCGTTGATTAGCCTCATGCCCGAATTGGGAAGCATTAATAGAAAGCAGGCGTCAGCCCTACTCGGAGTAGTGCCTTATTCCTGGGAAAGCGGAACGATGAAAGGAACACGCAAAATACATGGGGGCAGAAAGGAACTGCGCCATCTTCTCTATTTGGCAACGGTTAGTGCCTTGAGGTGCAATGAAATCTTGCAGGCGAAGTACAAACATTTTCTCTCTGTGGGAAAAACACGAAAGTGTGCACTTATTGCCTGCTGTCATTCTCTAATCATTTATCTCAATAGCTTAACGAAAAAAATAATTCCCCCGGATGCAGCGTCGCACGCTGCCGGGGGGATTGGGGGCGAGTAG
- a CDS encoding ferritin, with the protein MISDKIVEALNEQLKWELYSANLYLSMSAWFQNEGLPGFANWMRVQYQEETAHALKFYDFVLSRGGKVKMSSIEAPDHKWKNILDVYEATAKHEAEVTRRINALTKLSRDENDYASEIFLQWFVTEQIEEEENVKEILGQLKLIGGDGQGILMLDKEFATRTFVAPPANGNN; encoded by the coding sequence ATGATTAGCGATAAGATTGTCGAAGCACTCAATGAACAGTTGAAGTGGGAACTTTACTCTGCCAACCTTTACCTTTCCATGTCTGCATGGTTTCAGAATGAAGGCCTTCCGGGGTTTGCCAACTGGATGCGCGTGCAGTATCAGGAAGAAACGGCCCATGCTCTTAAATTCTACGATTTTGTCCTGAGTCGTGGAGGAAAGGTTAAGATGAGTTCTATCGAAGCTCCCGACCACAAATGGAAGAATATTCTGGATGTGTACGAGGCAACAGCCAAGCATGAAGCCGAAGTTACCCGCCGTATCAATGCCCTCACGAAGCTTAGCCGTGATGAAAACGATTATGCTTCGGAAATTTTCCTCCAGTGGTTTGTGACGGAACAAATCGAGGAAGAAGAAAATGTGAAGGAAATTCTCGGGCAGCTCAAGCTCATCGGCGGAGACGGTCAAGGCATCCTGATGCTGGACAAGGAATTCGCCACTCGTACCTTCGTGGCTCCTCCTGCCAATGGGAATAATTGA
- a CDS encoding bile acid:sodium symporter: MAAALIRTLAIILAFIAGYFLPSLSGLSWMIRWLIVGMLFITFLGVRFGKLKPERRHWFIVVVTLAMGLGPFFLLKWLGYEDIAIAAFFVGITPTATAAPVIMGFLKGNVEFVLTSLIVVNAFICALMPLIMPLVVGRGGIEIYGQVAGSVGFVMIVPFVLAMIVRRWKHRSVLWPRKLKDVSFGAWVACLVLIAAHASDDIHNRPELSHSILLWIGILSLAICALNFGIGYLLGGPDRRRECSQSLGQKNTTLTIFLAMIYAPSPIASLGPTFYVLWHNLWNAWQLNRAGRDKMRVVLMDNERTGELESLSYKARKSGR; the protein is encoded by the coding sequence ATGGCAGCAGCTCTGATCCGAACATTGGCGATCATCCTGGCCTTCATCGCAGGCTATTTTCTTCCTTCCCTCAGTGGCCTGAGCTGGATGATCCGGTGGTTGATTGTCGGCATGCTGTTTATTACGTTTCTTGGGGTAAGGTTCGGCAAGTTGAAACCGGAACGCCGGCACTGGTTCATTGTCGTCGTGACTCTGGCAATGGGGCTTGGCCCCTTTTTTCTTTTGAAATGGCTCGGGTATGAGGATATTGCTATTGCCGCATTTTTTGTCGGTATTACCCCGACTGCGACGGCGGCTCCCGTCATCATGGGTTTTTTGAAGGGGAATGTGGAGTTTGTCCTGACTTCCCTGATTGTCGTGAATGCATTCATTTGTGCATTGATGCCTCTGATAATGCCCTTGGTGGTCGGGCGGGGAGGGATTGAAATTTACGGACAAGTAGCTGGGAGCGTCGGTTTTGTGATGATCGTTCCCTTCGTTCTGGCTATGATTGTGCGGAGGTGGAAACACAGATCTGTCTTGTGGCCCCGCAAGTTGAAAGATGTGTCTTTTGGAGCCTGGGTAGCCTGTCTTGTCCTGATTGCGGCGCATGCTTCGGACGATATTCATAACCGCCCCGAGCTTTCCCATTCCATTCTCTTGTGGATCGGGATTTTGTCTTTGGCAATTTGTGCGCTGAATTTCGGCATTGGTTATTTATTGGGAGGGCCGGATAGGAGGAGGGAATGCAGCCAGTCCCTGGGTCAGAAGAATACGACGCTGACTATCTTTCTGGCTATGATATACGCACCATCTCCCATTGCCTCCCTGGGGCCGACTTTTTACGTCCTGTGGCACAATTTGTGGAATGCCTGGCAGTTGAACCGTGCTGGCAGAGACAAGATGCGGGTTGTTCTCATGGATAATGAACGAACCGGCGAGTTGGAGAGTCTTTCCTATAAAGCCCGGAAATCCGGACGTTAA
- a CDS encoding L-fucose isomerase: MKTNPTVGIRPVIDGRRRGVRESLEEQTMNMARSAAKLIESTLRHADGSPVKCVIADTTIGGTAEACMCADKFKANNVGMTLTVTPCWCYGSETMDMDPLLPKAIWGFNGTERPGAVYLAAALAGHTQKGLPAFSIYGHDVQDAQDDTIPADVEEKILRFVRAGLVVADIRGKSYMSLGGCSMGIAGSIVDQSLFENYLGMRVQAVDMTELRRRMELGIYDVQELQLAMSWVNDNFIMGEDRNSEKSRKTPEENKKVLKECVMMTMIVRDMMQGNKAVRDKGFIEEGMGYNAILGGFQGQRHWTDFYPNGDTMEALLNSTFDWNGPRAPMPVATENDSLNGICLLLGYQLTGKASIFADVRTYWSPDAVKRVTGHTLEGTASNGFIHLINSGAAALDGSCAMTDAEGKPTMKPHWEVTCEDAKLCMQATKWCPAISEYFRGGGYSSCFLTKGGVPFTMLRVNMVKGLGPVLQLAEGWSVDLPADVHNTLNLRTDPSWPTTWFAPRLTGKGAFTDVYSVMANWGANHGVLVHGHIGADVITLASMLRIPVCMHNIEDSQIFRPSAWASFGMDKEGSDYRACAAYGPIYGKY; encoded by the coding sequence ATGAAAACAAATCCCACGGTAGGTATTCGTCCAGTCATTGACGGACGTCGTCGCGGAGTCCGCGAATCATTGGAAGAACAGACCATGAACATGGCTCGCAGTGCGGCCAAACTCATCGAATCAACTCTTCGCCACGCTGACGGTTCCCCCGTCAAATGCGTCATTGCCGACACAACCATCGGCGGTACGGCGGAAGCCTGCATGTGCGCAGATAAATTCAAGGCCAACAATGTCGGCATGACGCTCACGGTAACGCCCTGCTGGTGCTACGGCAGTGAAACGATGGATATGGATCCCCTGCTCCCCAAGGCCATTTGGGGATTCAACGGCACGGAACGGCCGGGAGCCGTCTATCTGGCTGCCGCCCTCGCCGGGCACACTCAAAAAGGTCTGCCCGCATTCTCCATTTACGGTCATGACGTCCAGGACGCTCAGGACGATACCATCCCTGCCGATGTCGAAGAAAAAATCCTCCGCTTCGTCCGCGCAGGCCTTGTCGTCGCCGACATCCGCGGCAAGAGCTACATGTCTCTCGGAGGTTGCTCCATGGGCATTGCCGGCTCCATCGTGGACCAGAGTCTTTTCGAAAACTACCTCGGCATGCGTGTTCAAGCCGTTGACATGACGGAACTTCGACGCCGCATGGAACTGGGCATCTACGATGTTCAGGAACTCCAGCTCGCCATGTCCTGGGTAAATGATAATTTCATCATGGGCGAGGATCGCAACTCGGAAAAGAGCCGCAAGACTCCGGAAGAAAACAAAAAGGTCCTCAAAGAATGCGTCATGATGACCATGATCGTCCGCGACATGATGCAGGGCAACAAAGCCGTCCGCGACAAAGGGTTCATCGAAGAAGGCATGGGTTACAACGCCATCCTTGGCGGGTTCCAAGGCCAGCGCCACTGGACGGACTTTTACCCGAACGGCGACACGATGGAAGCCCTCCTTAACAGCACCTTCGACTGGAACGGTCCCCGTGCGCCCATGCCCGTCGCCACGGAAAACGACTCACTCAACGGCATCTGCCTCCTGTTGGGTTATCAGTTGACCGGCAAGGCCTCCATATTCGCCGATGTCCGAACCTATTGGTCTCCGGATGCCGTCAAGCGCGTTACCGGACACACTCTGGAAGGTACCGCTTCCAACGGGTTCATCCACCTGATCAACTCCGGTGCTGCCGCCCTCGACGGTTCCTGCGCCATGACGGATGCCGAAGGCAAGCCGACCATGAAGCCCCACTGGGAAGTGACCTGTGAAGACGCCAAACTCTGCATGCAAGCCACTAAATGGTGTCCGGCCATCTCGGAATATTTCCGTGGAGGTGGTTACTCTTCCTGCTTCCTGACGAAAGGAGGCGTACCATTCACCATGCTGCGCGTCAACATGGTCAAGGGACTCGGCCCCGTCCTGCAGCTTGCCGAAGGATGGAGCGTCGACCTCCCGGCAGACGTGCACAATACGCTCAACCTGCGTACCGACCCCTCTTGGCCAACCACTTGGTTTGCTCCCCGCCTGACCGGCAAGGGAGCCTTCACGGACGTTTACTCCGTCATGGCCAACTGGGGAGCCAACCACGGTGTTCTCGTTCATGGTCATATCGGTGCCGACGTTATTACACTGGCTTCGATGCTTCGCATCCCCGTTTGCATGCACAACATCGAAGACAGCCAAATCTTCCGTCCGTCCGCCTGGGCTTCCTTCGGAATGGACAAGGAAGGTTCCGACTACCGTGCCTGTGCAGCCTACGGCCCAATCTACGGCAAGTATTAA
- the fucK gene encoding L-fuculokinase produces the protein MFVLCLDCGATNVRAMVVDDKGTIVAKASQPNSTTPGSENPDFHVWDADRILEQLAACARKTLEGLDPTRIKAVTITTFGVDGTLVDREGKLLYPVISWKCPRTADVMEQVGSYMPQEELNRISGVGAFAFNTIYKLIWLKENRPELIGQAHAWLFISNILAYRLTGIMATDRTMAGTSQMTDLSTGDFSPEILSALGLERSLFPAMVNAGETIGTITSKAAEALGLPLAGVPVISTGHDTQFAVFGSGAEKDQPVLSSGTWEILMVRSAQASLSPEDYHDGATAELDADPALRNPGLQWIGSGIIEWVKSTCFNGESYDTMDAEAAAIPPGSNGVTLVPDFLPSDPHKGSINGLVLGRTRAHIYRAAMEALTLRLKSRLERLESVGGFQSKCLVLVGGGARNKVWTQIRADILNIPVKVSKVSESTVLGASMFAFAGAGIYPTPEAARDAFGIAYETYEPGPDAALYRNIFSR, from the coding sequence ATGTTTGTCTTATGTCTTGATTGCGGAGCAACCAACGTGCGAGCCATGGTCGTCGACGACAAGGGAACCATCGTTGCCAAAGCCTCCCAGCCCAACAGTACCACCCCTGGAAGCGAAAATCCCGATTTCCATGTCTGGGATGCGGATCGCATCCTGGAACAGCTTGCCGCCTGTGCCCGCAAAACTCTGGAGGGACTGGATCCAACACGAATCAAGGCGGTTACAATCACAACATTCGGAGTCGACGGAACCCTCGTTGACCGGGAAGGAAAACTCCTCTATCCCGTCATTTCCTGGAAATGTCCCCGGACGGCAGACGTGATGGAACAAGTAGGTTCCTATATGCCCCAAGAGGAACTGAACCGTATTTCCGGCGTCGGAGCCTTCGCTTTCAACACGATCTACAAACTGATCTGGCTCAAGGAAAATCGCCCGGAACTCATCGGGCAAGCCCATGCTTGGCTCTTCATCTCAAACATCCTGGCCTACCGTCTCACAGGAATCATGGCTACGGACCGCACCATGGCCGGTACCTCTCAAATGACGGATCTCTCCACAGGAGATTTTTCCCCGGAAATACTCTCCGCTCTCGGATTGGAACGCAGCCTCTTCCCTGCCATGGTCAATGCTGGAGAAACCATCGGAACAATCACCTCGAAAGCCGCAGAAGCCCTGGGACTTCCCCTGGCTGGCGTCCCCGTCATCTCCACCGGCCACGATACTCAGTTTGCCGTCTTTGGCTCGGGAGCGGAAAAAGACCAGCCAGTCCTCTCCTCCGGAACTTGGGAAATTCTCATGGTTCGCTCCGCTCAGGCCAGTCTTTCTCCCGAGGATTACCATGACGGAGCCACTGCCGAACTTGATGCCGACCCCGCCCTGCGCAATCCCGGTCTCCAGTGGATCGGTTCCGGCATCATCGAATGGGTCAAGAGCACCTGCTTCAATGGCGAATCCTACGACACGATGGATGCCGAAGCCGCAGCCATCCCGCCCGGCAGCAACGGAGTTACGCTTGTCCCCGACTTCCTACCCTCCGATCCACATAAAGGCTCCATCAACGGCCTTGTCCTCGGAAGGACGCGCGCTCATATCTACCGGGCAGCCATGGAAGCTCTCACGCTCAGGCTCAAATCCCGCCTAGAACGCCTGGAATCCGTCGGAGGCTTCCAAAGCAAATGCCTCGTTCTCGTCGGAGGGGGAGCCCGCAACAAAGTATGGACGCAAATCCGTGCCGACATCCTCAATATCCCTGTCAAAGTCTCCAAAGTTTCTGAAAGTACTGTTTTGGGTGCTTCCATGTTCGCCTTTGCCGGTGCAGGAATCTATCCCACTCCGGAAGCAGCCCGGGATGCCTTCGGCATCGCCTACGAAACCTACGAACCCGGTCCGGATGCCGCTCTGTACCGGAACATCTTTTCGCGCTAA
- the fucU gene encoding L-fucose mutarotase codes for MLKGISPAISPELLKILAEMGHGDEIVISDAHFPAHTFNANVVRADGIGATTLLSGIIPLFELDAYATPVVMMDAVPGDTLDPTVEAKYREALGYEGEIERMERFAFYERAMSAYAVVLSGETAKYGNIILKKGVTPLS; via the coding sequence ATGCTTAAAGGAATTTCTCCGGCCATCAGCCCTGAACTACTCAAGATCCTCGCCGAAATGGGTCATGGAGACGAAATCGTCATCTCCGACGCCCACTTCCCCGCCCACACCTTCAATGCCAATGTCGTCCGCGCGGACGGGATCGGTGCAACCACTCTGCTCTCCGGCATCATTCCCCTGTTCGAACTGGATGCCTATGCCACGCCCGTCGTCATGATGGACGCCGTTCCCGGAGATACGCTCGACCCGACAGTCGAAGCCAAATACCGGGAAGCCCTCGGATACGAAGGAGAAATCGAACGTATGGAACGTTTCGCTTTCTACGAACGCGCCATGTCTGCCTATGCCGTTGTTCTTTCCGGAGAAACAGCCAAATACGGCAACATCATCTTGAAAAAGGGAGTAACGCCTCTTTCTTGA